A stretch of the Enterobacter mori genome encodes the following:
- the yfcE gene encoding phosphodiesterase produces the protein MKLMFASDIHGSLPATERVLSLFAQSGAQWLVVLGDVLNHGPRNALPEGYAPAQVAEKLNAHASRIIAVRGNCDSEVDQMLLHFPITAPWQQVLLEKSRLFLTHGHLFSPENLPALAAGDVLVYGHTHIPVAEKRGEIYHFNPGSVSIPKGGNPASYGMLDGNTLSVIALNDQQVIAQIAINP, from the coding sequence ATGAAACTGATGTTTGCGTCGGATATCCACGGATCGCTGCCCGCTACCGAGCGCGTTCTTTCTCTGTTTGCCCAAAGCGGGGCACAGTGGCTGGTGGTGCTGGGCGATGTGTTAAACCATGGCCCGCGAAATGCGTTGCCGGAGGGTTATGCACCCGCGCAGGTGGCGGAAAAATTGAATGCGCACGCCTCGCGTATTATCGCGGTGCGCGGTAACTGCGACAGTGAAGTTGATCAGATGCTGCTGCATTTTCCCATCACTGCGCCCTGGCAGCAGGTCCTGCTGGAAAAGAGCCGTCTTTTTTTGACTCACGGGCATCTTTTTAGCCCGGAAAACCTTCCGGCACTCGCCGCTGGCGATGTCCTGGTTTATGGTCATACTCATATTCCGGTAGCGGAAAAACGCGGTGAGATTTATCACTTTAACCCCGGTTCGGTCAGCATTCCGAAAGGCGGTAATCCGGCGAGCTATGGCATGCTGGACGGAAATACCCTGAGCGTTATCGCACTTAATGATCAGCAAGTTATTGCGCAGATAGCGATTAATCCGTAA
- the yfcF gene encoding glutathione transferase translates to MNQPAITLWSDSCYFSPYVMSVYVALAEKGLSYTLKTIDLDSGEHLKPQWQGYDLTRRVPVLEIDGFALSESSAIDEYLEDRFAPPEWERIYPHDLQKRARARQIQAWLRSDLVPIRVERSTDVVFAAVKKPALSAEGSSSAQKLIETASALLAHGNPNLFGEWCIADTDLALMLNRLILNGDEVPQLLVDYAAFQWQRASVQRYVALSAKRAG, encoded by the coding sequence ATGAACCAGCCTGCGATAACGTTGTGGTCCGATAGCTGTTACTTTTCACCCTATGTGATGAGCGTTTACGTCGCTCTGGCGGAAAAAGGATTGTCTTACACCCTGAAGACCATCGATCTGGACAGTGGCGAACACCTGAAACCGCAGTGGCAAGGTTACGACCTGACCCGACGCGTGCCGGTGCTGGAGATTGACGGTTTTGCATTGAGCGAATCCTCGGCGATCGATGAATATCTTGAAGATCGCTTTGCGCCGCCGGAGTGGGAGCGCATTTATCCTCACGATCTGCAAAAGCGCGCCCGTGCGCGTCAGATTCAGGCGTGGCTGCGTAGCGATCTGGTGCCGATCCGCGTTGAACGTTCCACTGACGTGGTTTTCGCCGCCGTGAAAAAGCCCGCGTTGAGCGCAGAGGGCAGCTCCAGTGCGCAAAAGCTGATTGAGACCGCGTCAGCGTTGCTGGCGCACGGCAACCCGAATCTCTTCGGCGAGTGGTGCATTGCGGATACCGATCTGGCGCTGATGCTGAACCGTCTGATCCTCAACGGCGACGAGGTTCCGCAACTGCTGGTGGATTATGCTGCATTCCAGTGGCAGCGCGCTTCCGTACAGCGCTATGTGGCACTCTCCGCTAAGCGCGCGGGCTGA
- the yfcD gene encoding NUDIX hydrolase YfcD has protein sequence MVEQNHLASTEWVDIVSEENEVIAQASREQMRAERLRHRATYIVVHDGMGKILVQRRTDTKDFLPGMLDATAGGVVQADEVLLDSARREAEEELGIAGVPFAEHGQFYFEDENCRVWGGLFSCVSHGPFALQEEEVSEVCWMTPEEITARCDEFTPDSLKALALWMTRNAKNESAKPESKAEKEEEAE, from the coding sequence ATGGTGGAGCAGAATCATTTGGCAAGTACTGAGTGGGTTGACATTGTCAGCGAAGAGAATGAAGTGATCGCGCAGGCCAGCCGCGAACAAATGCGTGCGGAGCGACTGCGTCACCGCGCAACGTACATCGTCGTGCACGACGGCATGGGCAAGATTCTGGTCCAGCGCCGCACGGACACCAAAGATTTTCTCCCCGGTATGCTGGATGCCACGGCGGGCGGCGTTGTGCAGGCAGATGAAGTGCTGCTGGATTCCGCGCGTCGCGAAGCAGAAGAAGAGTTAGGTATCGCCGGCGTGCCGTTTGCCGAGCACGGCCAGTTCTATTTCGAGGACGAAAACTGTCGCGTCTGGGGCGGGCTGTTTAGCTGTGTCTCTCACGGGCCTTTCGCCCTGCAGGAAGAGGAAGTGAGCGAAGTCTGCTGGATGACGCCGGAAGAGATCACCGCGCGTTGCGACGAATTCACCCCGGACTCCTTAAAAGCGCTGGCGCTGTGGATGACCCGCAACGCCAAAAACGAATCCGCTAAGCCAGAAAGCAAAGCGGAAAAAGAGGAAGAGGCGGAGTAA
- a CDS encoding LacI family DNA-binding transcriptional regulator, with amino-acid sequence MSLTRKRRSTGKVTLADVALLAGVGTMTVSRALRTPEQVSDKLREKIDAAVQELGYMPNLAASALASASSWTIAMVVPNLSEAGCSEMFAGLQQVLQPAGYQIMLAESQHRLEQEEKLLETLLASNIAAAILLSVEHTDTVRHWLKNASIPVMEMGAMRADPIDMNIGIDNVAAMYELTEMVIKRGYQNIGLLCANQEQWIFQQHLQGWYKAMLRHHLSPNRVINAAMPPNFSTGAAQLPEFLLAWPELDALVCVSDELACGALYECQRRRIKVPDDLAVVGFGDSDVSRVCQPPLTTMAVPHRKIGIEAGKALLERLNDGDWRDHKPIASSLCLRESC; translated from the coding sequence GGCCGATGTCGCACTGCTTGCCGGTGTGGGCACAATGACCGTGTCCCGTGCGCTCCGCACGCCCGAACAGGTTTCCGATAAACTGCGAGAAAAAATAGACGCTGCGGTGCAGGAGCTGGGTTATATGCCTAATCTTGCCGCCAGCGCGCTGGCATCGGCCTCTTCCTGGACGATCGCAATGGTTGTTCCTAACCTCTCCGAAGCCGGTTGCTCGGAGATGTTCGCCGGGCTACAGCAGGTGCTGCAACCCGCCGGATATCAGATCATGCTGGCAGAATCCCAGCATCGTCTTGAGCAGGAAGAGAAATTACTGGAAACGCTGCTGGCGTCAAATATCGCCGCCGCCATTTTGCTCAGCGTCGAGCATACCGATACCGTGCGCCACTGGCTGAAAAATGCCTCCATTCCAGTGATGGAAATGGGGGCGATGCGCGCCGATCCGATTGATATGAATATCGGCATTGATAACGTGGCGGCGATGTACGAACTGACGGAAATGGTGATTAAGCGCGGCTATCAAAATATTGGCCTGCTGTGCGCCAACCAGGAGCAGTGGATTTTCCAGCAGCATTTGCAGGGCTGGTACAAAGCCATGCTTCGCCACCATTTATCGCCGAACAGAGTAATTAACGCCGCCATGCCGCCCAATTTCTCCACGGGCGCGGCACAGTTGCCGGAATTCCTGCTGGCGTGGCCGGAGCTGGATGCGCTGGTGTGCGTCTCGGACGAACTGGCCTGCGGTGCACTCTATGAATGCCAGCGTCGACGCATTAAAGTGCCGGACGATTTAGCCGTGGTAGGCTTTGGCGATAGCGATGTGAGCCGCGTCTGTCAGCCGCCGCTGACGACCATGGCGGTACCGCATCGTAAGATTGGAATTGAAGCCGGGAAAGCGTTGCTGGAACGTCTGAATGATGGAGACTGGCGCGACCATAAACCTATCGCGTCCAGCCTCTGCCTGCGGGAAAGCTGTTAG